CAGGGACCCGCCGCCCTGGCACTGGGAGCCTACGCCTATCTGGACAAGGACAACGACCCGAAGCTCCAGGATGTGGAGCTGAATGCGGCCATCAGCCCCCTGCTGCTTACCATGGGAAAGCAAGGCATTGCCTCCGTCAGGCAGGGAGTCATGGACCGCATGCCGGAGACTCCGTCGCCGCGGGTCCGTCTCGCGTTCATCCGGGCCGTCTCCTTGGACCCCAGGCCCGAAGACGTCCTCATCGCCCGAAAACACTTCGCGGCCCTCATCGAGGATGGGGCTCCGGAAGCGCTCGCCGCCTTGGAGCTGTTAGGAAACACGCCGGGAGGCTTGGCACCGGGTGAGCCTCTGCCCAATCTACCTGCTTGGGTCTCGCGGCAAACGGGTGCCAAGGTGATCCATCATCTGCTCGCGCTCCATCCGCAAATCGCGGAGAACCCCGCGGGACAGGAGGCCGTGTTTGCAAGTGCCATCGATCGCTTTGCGCCCCTCGATCCTGCCGCCACCGCAAACTGGCTCAGCCTCCATAACCGTCCCGAGGACGCTCTGAAAATCCTTGAGGAACCCGCGAAGGAACGTTCCGACGCCTACGTCGCCCGCATCCGCGCACTCCTGCGGCTGAAGCGAAACGAGGAACTGGATGAAGCGCTCAAGAATCCACCGGCAACCGCCGATATGGTAGAGGTCCGAATCGTGCGGGCCATCTTGGCAGGAAACCGGGGCGACAAGGCCACGGCTTCCAAGGAATGGACCGAAGCTCTGAACCAAGCCTCCTACGACAATCGGCGCAATCGCTTCATTCCGATCGCGAGAACAGCCGAGCTCTATGGAGAAAAGGCGGCCGCGGCCGATGCTTGGATCGGAGCCGTTCGCTTGGGCTTCGGCAAGATCCCTCTCTACGTCACACTCGGAGGACCGATGGTCTATCTCTACAATGAAGGCCGCGCGGATGATATTCTCTCCATATCCCAGAGCATGTTGCTCTTCGAGCCCTCGAACCCCGACCTGCTCAACAATGTCTCTTATCTCGGCCTGCTCTTGGGCACCACCAAGCCCACCGAAGCCATCGAACGCATTGAGAAGATAGTCGCCGAAAACCCGGGCAAGCTCGAATTGAATTCAACGCTTGCTCTCGCATACATCCTCAACGGCGATCCGAAGAATGCCCAGGAGCGCCTTTTCGCCCAAGGTGCGAGCGAGAAGATCAGCGCCACGACTCAAGCCCTGCTCAAGGCGGCCATCTTGAAGATGACGAACGAGCCGGACCAGGCGAAGCAAATCTATGACGGGGTCGATCGATCGAAACTCATGCCGGTGGAACAGGCCCTCTATGATCGCCTGATCTTGGACAAGAAAGCCGAGGAAAATACGGCCGACGTTTCCCTCGAACAACGGATGGTGAACAAGTCTACAATCGGTTCCGACGAGGCTCCCGCATGGAAGAAAGGTCTCGAACGTGCTGAACAGAAGCGGAATTCCGCTGGTGGATCCGAAGAAAACTATCCGGAATTGCGTGTCCCCGGAATCGAAGATCCGACACAACCCTTTGATAATAAGAAAAATCCGAACTAAATCACTCGGAGCCTTAAATTTTTTATAGACGGATATCTTTCAAAATCGGCGGCACCACTACAGATTCTGCCCCGACATTCCCTCCCGAATTTCCCCCCGTGCGATCCCCCCACCCCTCGGCAGTTCACCGCCATCGTACATTATCGTGGCGACAGCTTGTTGTGACTGGGAGTCAAACGTGGAAGACCTTTCTAAGGGCCTGAGCAACGTTCCCCTGACTAAAAAACCGGCTATTAGCCGGCCCCCTACCCAACCCCCAACAACAAAATGACAAAAGCGATACGCTCCATCCTACTCGGATCCGCGATGCTAGTGGCACCGCAGATCTCATCGGCTGACATCCTCGTCGGGATCTCCGACTGGACTACGGTCAATGACCCCTCGGACCCAACCAAAGTCACCAATTCCGCCAGCAACATCGTCGGCTCCAATGTCGAGGTGAACTTGTATGCCAGCGGCTTGTCCCCGGGCGGATCCAATGACCAGACATGGGGCGACACCAGCCTCACCCCGACGCCTCCGCAGTTTAACGGAACGGCAGTGGGCGACTTCTCCCTGAAGATCGGCGCAACCAGCGCTGTGACCCTCGGACAACTCGTGTTCGACGCCATTTCCTACCAGCCCGGCGCCTCCTTGACGATCAGCTACCTGATCACTCCTGGCGGTGGCAATGACAGCACTGGTACCGGCATCGACCCCATCTCCAACCCGGGCCCGAACCCGTTGGCGCTGATCCACGCCCCGAACAATCCCAATGTGGGTACCGACTCGACCGGCGCTTACACCGGCTACACGGTGCCTCTGGGCAACCTGCTGATCCCGGCTGGCAGCACCATCGAGTTCTTCTTCGCCTACACGGGTGGCCTCATCACCTACACCGACAACTTGGCGGTCACCGCCGTGCCAGAACCGGGCAGCCTGCTCGGCCTCGGCTGCGTCGTGGGTGCCGGTGCCTTCCTCCGCTCGCGCCGTCGCAAGTGAGTTGAAGGTTCCCCTTCGATAAACTCAAAATAGAAAACGGGCTGATCCTAACGGATCAGCCCGTTTTTGTTTCCGGGGAAAATGATCTGTCGACTTAGAAGCCGCCGGAGAATTCCTCGCTGACATTCACCTTCAGCTGCAGGAAGCGGCTCTTCTTCTCGGCCACGCTAAAGCTATCGGTGACCTTCACCCGCTCCCAGATGGGGTCGATCGAAAGCACGTGCTCGGTGGCGGCGGGATTGGTCACCCAGCGGCCCGGCGTGTCGGAGAACTGCACCTGATAGCTGACGCCCGGAGAGTTCACAGCCTTTCGCCTCAGATAGGTGAGGGAGAAGCGCCCGCTCGATTCCTTCCTTGCTGCCGGCAGGCCAGACAGTTCTGCCAAGGTGGTGCCATCGGGATTCGCGAGAGGCACAGCGCCGCTGCGAGTGAGATCCCCGCTATTCGGGGCGATGTTCAGGGCATACTTCACTAGGTTCGAGACCTGATCGCTACCGCTGTCGAGATCGAGCGCGCCGTCTCCAGGCAGTTCGTGGAAAGCACGCCAGGCATCAAGCGAGTTCACGCTGAGATTCGGGGCCGAAGCAGTTCCCCACCAAGTGGCCCAGGCACCGGTGGTGTCCGCCAGCGGCACGGAGTATTGCTGGAGAGACCAGAAGCGGTCGCCATCGGAAGGATCCAGGCAGGACACTGTATTCGGTCCCCACGGATTCACCTGCGCATGCTTCAGGAAATAGGCTTCACCGCTCTTGATGACGACCTCCGGCATCGGCGCGTAGCCACCGCCGTTGGACGGCACGAACATCTTTCCATAGGCCCCCGCATAGGAGGTGGCGGAGAAAGCATTGTAGCCGATAAAGATCTCCTCGTCTCCATTCACCGCGAGGGATGGGAAGGCATGGGAGCGCGCGCCGGTTTCATCATCAATCAAGCCGCGTTGCTGGACCTCGGCAGAGCTGGCGGCGACCCGCCACCACTGGACCGAGCTGCGGTTCGGATTCGCCGCCGGCAGGAATACCGTCTGGGCCACCCACAAGGAACCATCCCGGAAGACCGCAGTCTGCACCCGGTCATCGTAGGTCGCGATCAGGTCGGTGCCGCCAAGCTGCGGGGCATTGCCGTAGAAGGAATCCGTGTCGTTATCATTCGCCGCCCACGCCGGAGCCTTGGGATAGCCGACCTCGACGAGGGATTCCGCTCCCACCGCGCCTTGGATGGCCGTCACGCGGAGGTAACCCGAGCCTTTGACATTCGAGTTCCAGGACTGGACCAGATAGAGGCGCTCTTCATTCGCGTCGAAGGTCTGGACCGGAGTGATGCTGGTGGATGCGTCATCCTCGAAGATCCGGGGAACGATCGCCTGCCCGGCAAGAGCCGCGGCCTTCGGGAAGACCAGGGTGCGATGAACGCTGGTGCGGTAGTTCGTATCGAGGACGAAGGCACCCACGGCGATCCACTTTTTGTTGTATCCCAAGGTGAGGGATTGGATGGAAGGCGTGAAGGTGCTGCTGCCGATGGCTGCCATGTCGAAGCGCCAGGAGCGCCAGGCACCCGTAGGATCGCTTCCCTGGGAGACGGCGACCAGCAAGGCGAAGGTCCGCGCATCCCAAGCACTGTCCGGCACAACGCGTGCCGCGGCGATCGCGATCCAGCGCTGGCTGGAGGAATCATAAATCACGTGGGGCTGGCTCACGTCAGCCGCGGCGAAGGCCGGGTTCAAGGCCTGCCACCAGACATCAAGCTTCTGGCGCAGGACGGAGGCACCGTCCTTCGTCTGCACGTGCACCTCGGTCTCCTGCATCGAGAAGACATGGGCCGGACCCACGGCACCTGCGGCGCCGGATACGGGACTACCAAGCAAGGCTGTCTCCGAGACGGCCTGGAAGCCGAAGGAGGATGGAACACCGGCCAGCGCATTGGAGGCGTGGGCCGAGAGGCCGCTCGCTACCAGCAGCAGCGAGGTCAGGAAACGGCGGAAAAGAGAAGAGTTCATGGATGTGCGAAGGTTCGTCATTCGGTTTTCCTCTTCCTTAGTTGGGCGCGTGCACGCCGTTCTTTCCCCCATCGGAGTAATCGACCACCTTGGTGACACCGTGGGTTGATCCTTGGGTGCTACCGCCTTGATCCACGCCGGACATGTCGACCGAGAGGAACTGCTCCACCACCACGCCATCGGCCCGGTTCTTCGCCAGTTTCATCTTCGAGCCATAGGCATCCGTCCAAATCTTCGTCTGACCACTGCGGTTGATCAGGTTCAGGCGGTCCAGCTCCAGGAAGCGTGTCGCCCCGCGGTAGGGTGAGCGTGGATCGTTCCAAGGAACGGGTTGCACTCCCGGGAGGGCGCGCACGGCTGCCCCGCTGAGCAGCTTCGAAGTCTCCGGCCAAGGGCCTTGGCCCACCCGGTTGTAGAGCGGGCTCGTGGGATCGTAGCAGAGCTCGACCGTCCGGCCCAGATGGTTGGCGGTCGTGGCGCTGTAGTAGCGCGCCGGATCCACCACGCTGAAGTAAATGTGATGGGAGATTCTTACCGGATAGGTCTTGTCGGTGGGATCATAGATCCACTGCTCAGGCCCACCATTCCACGTCTCCAAGTGACCCCAACCTGCGTGTGCCTCCTTCATGCTCCGGAGCGATGGGATGATTCGCAAGACGCTGCCACGCGGCTGATCCGCCGGGGAGGGATCCGGTGAAGCCAGGGAGACCACTTCCTTTTCCCCGGCCGCGGCATCATGAAACTTGTTGGCCCCTCCGAAGGAGTGAATCGTGCGCCACTTGAACTCCAGCGGACCGGAGTCGTGCTTCGCGTGGATCACCAGTTCGTGGGATGGATTGGTCATCGCATCCGCGCCATGCGAGCCTTGGTGAAGCTTGATCAGCATGTCCACCGTGCCTCCCTTGCTCAGCGGCGTGTTGTTCGACACGGTCACCTTGTGCCCCACGTGGTCCTCATTCCGGCTGCACATGCCGGGAGTGTCGCAGCCGCAGGTGGCCAGCATCTCATTCACGTAGCCGAAGGCGATGGCACCGGCCGAAGGATAAAGGTCCGATGTCGATTGATCATCGCCGTGCTCATGGCCGAAGGTGACCTTCAGGCCCGTCTCCGGATTCGTCACGGCCGGCGGGTGCCACGTGTCGTAGGCCTTTCCGTCCGGACCATAGGTCCAGTAAGACTCATGCAGCCACATCGGCGCGGTGTCGTAGGGAGCGACCGGTCGCCACAGCCGATACGCCTTTGAAAAAGGCACCGATGGCGGTGGCAGGAGTGCCCGGCCTTTTGGCGCGGGTGGTGGTGGCGCCTCGGCACCGGACAATCGCACCCCTCCGAGGGTGGCAACTGCTAGGGCAAGGGTCAGGCGGGTTGGGACAATGAAGGCTGGCATGGCTGGGACTAGCTATCCCCCCGGCAGCCTGATCGGATCTCAGGCTACTTGGAGAATCGGGTGAAACCGCCGGGCAGGGCATTCCGAAGTCCTTGTCTTGTTCACTCCGCGCAGGTGTTTCACGGAAAGAGGGCAGACTTGGTTGTCGCGGTCCGATCGATCTTTTTGGCGGCGACTGATCGATCGCATCGCAGCTTGGACAGAACACATCTCTGCAAATTTTTAGAAATCCTACAATCGGTAAAATCACCGACACGTAATTTCAAGAAAACCGAAATAGCATCGCAAATCCGGCCACCAAGCTCCCCTTTTCTTTTCAAATCAAGCGATTGGAGATTCGGCCCGGGCCCGTTCTGGAGGGGGATTCTTTTTTTCGAAATCGCTGCGATTTCTTGAAAGATCCTGCTCCAACCTCAAAATTCCGCTAAGTTTGGAACTTATTGAACAAATTGAGCGCAGAATTGTCGGGACTTTTCCCGACAGTAGATAGGGAACTTAGAGATATCGATAAATACCCTATTAATACCCCATATCTCCAAGAAGATACCGCACAGCGTCTATGAGGGAAGGCGGGACATCCCGGAAAACTCGGGAGCGCGGGCCGGAAGAGAGGCCTCCAAGTTGGGGGCGCGGATCATTCCGGGGAATCCCCTGACGCCGCCCCGCCACCGGAACGGCTCCTCAACATTCAGGGGCGAGCTGGTGCAACCACTCTGAAACGGGACCGCTTACCCAGGCACCGACCGGCATCAGAGATGCCGCGCACCCTAACGGGTAAAAAAGGGCAAAAGAGCATGCCCTAACAAACAAACCTAACAGCTCCTCAGGCATTCGCCTGAGGATGGAACAAGTGTGAAAGCAAACACCTGAAAAGCGGGAGAATCCCGCTGCCTCAGCAACTCAGCAACGAGTCACCGGCTTCGGTGGCTTCGGATCGCAATCCCACGGGGGCTTTGGCGGATCGTCGCAGCGATCGTCGTGATCGCCATGATGGTCGCGATCCTTGTCTTTGTCTTTGTCCTTATCCTTGTCCTTGTCGCGATCTTTGTCTTTGTCCTTGTCTTTGTCCTTGTCTTTGTCCTTATCGTTCTTGTCACGATCATCCTTGTCGTTCTTGTCATTCTTATCGTGATCCCGATCATCACGATCGTTACCGCGATTTCCACTGCTGCTGCTGTGACTATTGCTATTGCTGCTGCTAGTGGAAGTTCCGAACCAAGAGAACAAGTTCAACCACGATGAACTCGTCGCCATGGCTGAAGAAGAAAGGCCAATGAGGAGTGCTAGACTTAGCAGGGGGGATGCTTTCATCGCGATTTTTATAGTTCGAAGATGTGCCCGAGGTCAAGCCGAAGGACCGCAATGTCACGGGTTCTTTTTCTCATTCTCCGGTGAAGCGGGCAGAGGCGGTGCGAAATCGGGGCGCTGCTGCATGAAGTTCTTCACTGCATCTGACGAGCCACGACGGCTCCACATCTCCAACAGGACGCCGCGTTCTTCCGGAGTCAGCTTGTCGGCCGGGAGTTGCGGGAAGAAATAATCGACCGCAGCCGGAGGCGAATAGCGCAGCCACTGCTCCAAGCGTCCGAAGTCGTGGCTGGAGAACTCGAACGCAATCGGTGCCAGATCCGGATTTGCCGCGGCGTCCGCGAAGAGGTTCTCGTAGATATTCTTCACCGCGTGCTGCGTCCCGGGAACGCGCCGCTCCTCTGCCGCGGAGTGTTGCAGCGCGAGTTCCCACAGCGCCTTCACATGATCGGGATCGCGCGTGGCCCACATGCCGGCCTGCTTCAGCAGCATGCGGCTTTGCTGCGGCGCGAGCAGGCGCTGGATCGCAAAGGCTTGGCGCGCGGTTTCCTCCCCGCCATTGAAATAGAGCGCGATCACCCCGCTCACGAATTGCAGCGAGGGATCCAGCGGCTCGATCATCGCGGCACCCTCGATACAAGTGCGCGCAAGCCGCAAGGGATCCTCGTCCTTCGCCGGCCGGTAGGCGATGCCGGTCTCGCGGGCCGCCTCATGCGCGGCGCGATCCTTCTCGCGGAGCTCTTCCGCCCGCTGGCGCTCGCTGCTCGCGATCACGGAAGGCAGCACGGGCCGCCCGCTCATCTGTGCGCCGAGGAGAAGAAGACCAAGCAGCCCGAGCGGTAATCCCGCGACTTTCCAGCCGATCCTTCCAAGCCGTGAAGGCGGTGCGGTGCCACGCGTGGTCCCCTGCTCCAAGGGCCGCAGCGAGATCGCCAGCAACAGCGCCGCCACCAGTACCAGTCCACTGCGGTGGCCGGGGATATCGATGAAGCCATGGAGGCCTAACAGCATGGCCGCGACCAGGCAGGCGACGCGTAGCGCACGGCTACGCCCCTGCCGGGCAGCGCGGAAGGCCATGAAGAAAACCAGTGCGACGCCGGCAGCCAGGCACAGTGCGGCGGGCCAGCCGTGCTCCGCAGCCACCATCAGCCAATCGCTTTCGGGGTGCAGGCAAGGCGTCTCGCCGGAGACCGGGGTGAGCTTCCGGTACTGCGGGAAAATCCACGCGAACTGCCCGGGCCCGACCCCGCACCACGGTTCCGCGCTGATCATTCCCAGCGCGTCCTGCTGGATGCCAAGGCGTGCATCCTTTGCTACGACATTCGTCGTACCATCCTTCGAAAGCACCGCCATGAGCCGGTGCTTCACGGGCGTGTCCATCACCATCAATCCCCCGCCCAGGCCGAGGATGAGCAGAAGGATCGCCTTTCCCGTATTACCACGCAGATAGCGCATCCCGGCCAAGGGCAGCCAGAACAGGAAGCCCGCCGCCACCAGCAGCACGCCTGCACGGCTTTCGGAGACACTCAGGATGGCATAGAGGAAAAGCGCCAGCGCGAGGGCGGAGATCGCGATCCCTACCTTGTTCTTGTGCCCCATCGCCTGCATCAGGCACCCCCATGCCACCAGCACCGCCATCGACAGCAAGGTCGCCGTGTGGTTGCGGTTCGGGAAAAAGCCGAAGACCGTTTCATCTCCCCCGCCCGGCTTGTGGAGCGCCAGCGCCGCCGCGGCCCAGAGCGCACAAAAGACCACGAAAGCCAGGGCGATCCCCCGCTGCACGCGGCTATCTCCCCGATGGCCTAACAGGAAAAGCCCGAGCAGCGCGGCCACGGCGATCCCGCACAGCGCTTCCGCGGCCAACGGCACCTGCACGATCGCCAGCGGCCCGGTATTCAGGCCGAGCGATTCCAGATCCTGCCGCCAAGCCGGCATCCCGGCCCAGCCGCGCGGCATGAACCCGGCAAGCGATAGCCCCAGGAAGCCGAGGCCGAAGAGCCACCAGACCAGTGGCAAGCGGGCGACCGGGGGAAAGAGCACGAAGAGCACGCCGGCCCCCGTACACAGGATTCCTAAAAGGAGTTGGGCGGGCATCTCCGGGAAGGCGAGCGCCAGCATCGCCATGGCAAGCGCCGCAGCGAATGATAAGGTCGAACGTTGCCCGGGAGACCAGCGGACGGATGGGGTGGGAAGTCGCATCTGGGGGAGACCGGTGGAAGATGATAGCCATTCCCGGGAAGATGAAGCCGAAAAGATGCGAGCCCCTTTCTTCCTTCCCGCGCTTTGCCCTTCCGCCGCCACGCCATTCCGGTTAGAAGACGCGCGCCTTCCCCTCCCCACGAGGAAATCGTGAATCTCATCCTGATCAACCAGTACTATCCGCCCGACGTCGCTCCCACCGGATTGATGTTGGAGGCGGTGGCGGAAGAACTCGCCGCGCTCGGCCATCACGTCACCATCCTCTGCTCGCGCGGCGGATACGGCGGGCAAAAGGACGACGCGGCAGGCCCGCGCTCCACGAGCGATGGCATCGAGGTCCTGCGCTGCTGGTCCACGGCCTATGGCCGCCGGGGCTTTCTCGGAAAGATCGCGGACTACGCCTCCTTCTACCTCGGGGTGGCATGGGGGCTCTGCACGGCACGCCGCCCGGACCGCGTGGTGGCGCTGACCACGCCGCCCTATCTCTCCGTGATGGCGCGGGTGTTCTCGAAACTCCTGGGCGCCGATCACGCGCACTGGGTGATGGATCTTTATCCGGACGTCATGTCCGCCCACGGGCTGCTCGATGCTCGCAGCATCCCCTACCGGCTCCTTTCCCGCGTGGCCCGCTTCGGTTTCGGAGGCAGCCGCTGTGCGGAAGTGATCACGCTGGGTCCTGATATGGCGAAGCTCACGGGCCACTATACTCCCGATCATGTCGCGCTTTCGTGGATCCCGCTCTGGGGCACGGAGTCGGTGGAGGAGAATGAGGGCGATGCCGAGGAGCAGACGCGTGCACTGCGCCGGAAGCGCGACTGGGGTGATGACGAGACGATCGTGATGTACTCCGGAAACATGGGCCTGGGTCATCGCTTCGGCGAAATCCTGGACGCCGCGGCCGGCTTTCGCCGCGGCTCTGGCTTGCGCTTCGTATTCTTCGGCGAAGGAAAACGCCGGAAGGAGATCGAAGAATTCATCGCCCGCCATCCGGAAGCGCCGGTGGAGTTGCACGGCTATGTCCCGCGCGATGAACTGGCCGGCCATCTCCGGAGTGCCGATGTCCACCTCGCCTCGCTCGAACCGGCATGGGATGGCACGATGGTGCCCAGCAAGCTGCAGGGAATTTTTGCCGCGGGCCGTCCGGTGATCTTCGTCGGCACCCATGCATCGTCGATCGGCACCTGGGTCCGCGAGAGCGGCGGCGGCTGGGTCGTCGAGCCCGGCGATTCACAAGCGATGAAAGCCGCGCTCGAGCAAGCCATGGATGAAGGCCAATGCGAAACCCGCGGGACCTTTGCCCAGGGATTTTCCTCCGCTCATTTCGACAAGCGGAGGAATTCGCAAGAGGTCGCCCGCTTGATGGTGCGGAAGCGTTAGAGGAAATTCAGGAGGCTTCGCTCCGCAGGGATCCCGCCCGCGCCGCGAGCAAGCGGCGGCATCCATCGATCCCCTCCCGAAAGCAAAGAAGCGACGCGGGTTGCGTCGCTTCCTTTTTGAAAACCACTGCTCGCCCCGCCATCGGGGCAATGGAATCACGCGTGGCGCAGCTCGACCGTGCGCGGCGGGATCGGAAGCAGCTCCGGCACTTCGTCGCCGGCATCTGCCGGGCGAGGCGTGAAAGAAGTCGGCTCCAGCAGGCACTGCGCATTCATCTCCGGCTGCCAGCGGCTGATCTCCATGCCGAGCTCGCGGGCCACGGTGAGGATCTCTTCGTAGCGCTCCTCCGGCATGACGCTGGAGGTGATGAGGATGCTATTGGCACGGGTGCGTGCCACCACTTCGCGAAGGTTTGAGAAGCCGCCGAGGATCGGGAAACCGCGCATGCGGCGACCGCGAAGCCTCTCGCTGTCATCAATGAAGCCGACGAAATGATAGTCCTGCCAGGTCTCCGGACGGCACAGGCGCAGGTGGCAGAGGAACAACTCGCCGAGGTCCCCCGCTCCGTAAAGGAGGGTCGTGCGGGAGGAGCGCTTGCCACGCAGGCGGCGCTTGCGGTGCATCGTGTCGATAACGCTTTCCTGAAGCATCGCGCCCATGCAGCGCGGGGCGAAGACGGCGAGTCCGCCCAGCGTGAGGGCGGAGAGATGCACCAGCGCATCCCGGAAGCTCAAGTCATAGCTGGCGGAGCCTTTCAGCGCGAAGCTCACCGCCACGCCGCACATCAGCCACAGGCCGCACTCCGCGAAGTCATGCGCGGAAGCCCGCGTCCAGCGGCGCGAATGAGCCTTCGCCAAGGACAGGCCGACCACCGAGCAGGTGGTAAAGAGCGCTGCAGTCCCCAGCGTGCCCTGCCAATCGACAGGCCGGATCATCGCCTTCGACTGCGCCCATGAAACCAGAACGGCAGCCGAGAAAAGCACCACGATGTCATAGCCCAGATAGCGCAGCATCGAGTGGCGGTAGCTCTGCGGCTTCCGCGTCAGGGTGCGCAGGCCGCGTCCGCTCGCGAGGAACTCCACCGGTGCCAGATAGCGCATGCCTACCAGCGCGATGATCACCAGGCCGACCACCGAGACGGTCAGCAGGTTGGCACCGCCCACGATCGGCAGCAGTGCCAGCGTGGAGGTGACGATCGCCAGACCGTAGATGAGGAATGCGGCCTGCTTCTGGTTGAAGCCCCAGCTCAGCAAGCGGTGGTGAAGGTGATCGCGGTCCGGTCCGAAGATCTTGATGCCCGGCTTCGAGTCCGCCACCCGGCGCGCGGCGCGGCGCCACACGGCCAAGGCCACATCCAGCAGCGGCACACCACCGACCAGCAGCGGCAGCAAGAGACCTGCCACCACGGCATTCCGGCCGACCACACTCGTGCCGACGGAGGCGATGAAGAAACCGATCAGCATCGAGCCGGTATCACCGAGGAAGATCTTGGCCGGATGGAAATTGTAGCGCAGGAAGCCGATCAGGGCGACGGCCATCAAGGCGATGACGAAGGCGCTTTCCGCACGTCCCTTCACCGTGGCCAGCACGGTCAGGATCAGCAGCGCGATCATCGCCAGCCCGCCGCACAGGCCGTCCATGCCGTCGATCAGGTTGAAGGCATTCACCAGCAGGACGGTCCAGGCCACGTGGATCCCGAGGTCGATGATCCACGGGATCTGATAGCCCATGAAGACACCGGCTCCCGCGGGATTGTGGAAGAACATGATCACCGCCGCAGCAGCTTGCACGGCCAGCTTGAAGTAAGCCGAGACACCGCTGTGGTCATCCTTCACGCCGACCAGCACCAGCAGCACGGCACCCGCCATGAAGTGCGGCAGCCAGTGCGGCCCCAGCACCTCGGAAAACGCATCCGTCTTCCAGTGCAGCACCAGCATCCCCACCGCCATGGTGATGAAGAGGCCGAGTCCACCCGCACGCGGGATGGGTTTCACATGGATGCGGCGCTCGCCGGGGTGATCCACCAGACCCATCTTGGGGCCCAAATGAATCATCAGCCGCGTCATTGCCATCGACACGGGCAGCGCGCACGCGATCACTATCCAGGACCAGAAAAGTTCCGACATTTGGGGGGAGCGGGGGATTTGGGGGAGAACAGCGTCGGTCTTGAGAGGACCGACGCCGGGCGTTTTGTTATATCATCAAGCCGCATCCTCAAGAACAGAGGGGTGAAAATCGGCCAGCATCTTCCGCATTTCCCCTCACCCGTTAGGTTCACATCTAACCGAACAACATGACCCACACTCCAGATTCGTTAGGTTCAGAATCTAACGAACATCGGAAACCCAAAAACCTAACACTTATTTTGAATGACTTGCAGAAGCACCGGGGCGGAAGCACTCGGGAGACCGGGCCTCCCAAATCACGGCCCTAACGGCCCGAGAGCCGGTGAAAGAAACTTTTGTAAATTGTTAGGAAATTTCAATCCCCTACCCTTATTGATACCCGGCGGACCACCGGATTTGCGACATGGTCCAGCAATCACCGAACCAATAAAACAATTCAGGATATCAAAATAGCATAGGATTTTCGGTTATTTACCGGCGGATATCCGGAGACCGCCTGAAACCGGCCTGCCCTCCTCCCGGTCGGCACGCTGGCATCTGCCCCCGGTGACAAATCCCGGAGTCACATCCGCTCGCGGAGCGTGTATAGGGGCTGGGGATCTCCATGCGCTTTCGTCTCCATCGCTCGCTCCTCTTCTGGCTCGGCCTGCCCGGCTTCCTTTTCATCCTTTGGTCTTGGAAGGACTCGATCACGCACCGGTCCGGACTCATCCGCACCTGCTTCATGACGAAAAACGGCGGCACCATCGGCATCAGTGAGACCCTCGGCCCGGCCCACTGTTCCTTC
This portion of the Luteolibacter luteus genome encodes:
- a CDS encoding glycosyltransferase family 4 protein, with amino-acid sequence MNLILINQYYPPDVAPTGLMLEAVAEELAALGHHVTILCSRGGYGGQKDDAAGPRSTSDGIEVLRCWSTAYGRRGFLGKIADYASFYLGVAWGLCTARRPDRVVALTTPPYLSVMARVFSKLLGADHAHWVMDLYPDVMSAHGLLDARSIPYRLLSRVARFGFGGSRCAEVITLGPDMAKLTGHYTPDHVALSWIPLWGTESVEENEGDAEEQTRALRRKRDWGDDETIVMYSGNMGLGHRFGEILDAAAGFRRGSGLRFVFFGEGKRRKEIEEFIARHPEAPVELHGYVPRDELAGHLRSADVHLASLEPAWDGTMVPSKLQGIFAAGRPVIFVGTHASSIGTWVRESGGGWVVEPGDSQAMKAALEQAMDEGQCETRGTFAQGFSSAHFDKRRNSQEVARLMVRKR
- a CDS encoding tetratricopeptide repeat protein; the encoded protein is MSNTQGQNTEGRRRLARRLKIGLAIVIPLGALALAFKPAYRAFREHRVTQLIEIAEEAMRIEDWQLAREKSRAALMMKRGDYHAFTIQAHALAKSEDPAAFMAAVSLIRHPESTREDRIDSLEVLANQGPAALALGAYAYLDKDNDPKLQDVELNAAISPLLLTMGKQGIASVRQGVMDRMPETPSPRVRLAFIRAVSLDPRPEDVLIARKHFAALIEDGAPEALAALELLGNTPGGLAPGEPLPNLPAWVSRQTGAKVIHHLLALHPQIAENPAGQEAVFASAIDRFAPLDPAATANWLSLHNRPEDALKILEEPAKERSDAYVARIRALLRLKRNEELDEALKNPPATADMVEVRIVRAILAGNRGDKATASKEWTEALNQASYDNRRNRFIPIARTAELYGEKAAAADAWIGAVRLGFGKIPLYVTLGGPMVYLYNEGRADDILSISQSMLLFEPSNPDLLNNVSYLGLLLGTTKPTEAIERIEKIVAENPGKLELNSTLALAYILNGDPKNAQERLFAQGASEKISATTQALLKAAILKMTNEPDQAKQIYDGVDRSKLMPVEQALYDRLILDKKAEENTADVSLEQRMVNKSTIGSDEAPAWKKGLERAEQKRNSAGGSEENYPELRVPGIEDPTQPFDNKKNPN
- a CDS encoding PEP-CTERM sorting domain-containing protein — translated: MTKAIRSILLGSAMLVAPQISSADILVGISDWTTVNDPSDPTKVTNSASNIVGSNVEVNLYASGLSPGGSNDQTWGDTSLTPTPPQFNGTAVGDFSLKIGATSAVTLGQLVFDAISYQPGASLTISYLITPGGGNDSTGTGIDPISNPGPNPLALIHAPNNPNVGTDSTGAYTGYTVPLGNLLIPAGSTIEFFFAYTGGLITYTDNLAVTAVPEPGSLLGLGCVVGAGAFLRSRRRK
- a CDS encoding O-antigen ligase family protein yields the protein MRLPTPSVRWSPGQRSTLSFAAALAMAMLALAFPEMPAQLLLGILCTGAGVLFVLFPPVARLPLVWWLFGLGFLGLSLAGFMPRGWAGMPAWRQDLESLGLNTGPLAIVQVPLAAEALCGIAVAALLGLFLLGHRGDSRVQRGIALAFVVFCALWAAAALALHKPGGGDETVFGFFPNRNHTATLLSMAVLVAWGCLMQAMGHKNKVGIAISALALALFLYAILSVSESRAGVLLVAAGFLFWLPLAGMRYLRGNTGKAILLLILGLGGGLMVMDTPVKHRLMAVLSKDGTTNVVAKDARLGIQQDALGMISAEPWCGVGPGQFAWIFPQYRKLTPVSGETPCLHPESDWLMVAAEHGWPAALCLAAGVALVFFMAFRAARQGRSRALRVACLVAAMLLGLHGFIDIPGHRSGLVLVAALLLAISLRPLEQGTTRGTAPPSRLGRIGWKVAGLPLGLLGLLLLGAQMSGRPVLPSVIASSERQRAEELREKDRAAHEAARETGIAYRPAKDEDPLRLARTCIEGAAMIEPLDPSLQFVSGVIALYFNGGEETARQAFAIQRLLAPQQSRMLLKQAGMWATRDPDHVKALWELALQHSAAEERRVPGTQHAVKNIYENLFADAAANPDLAPIAFEFSSHDFGRLEQWLRYSPPAAVDYFFPQLPADKLTPEERGVLLEMWSRRGSSDAVKNFMQQRPDFAPPLPASPENEKKNP